TGCCGTCGTGTACCACATTGCGTATATCAATTTCTTTGAGCCATTTGCCTGAAGTTGATCCAGGCCATCCGCCAAATACGAGCCGAAGCGGAAATCCATGATGAGAAGGGAGTGTTTCTCCATTCATACCCCAGGCAATCATAGATTCTGTCTCCATCGCTTTCGCAATGGGCACGCCTCTTGAAATGGCATCTTTGGAGGGATCCTGGCTGAGGTGGGCATCAGCAGAATGATAAGCGACATAGACGGCATCCTCTTTCATTCCACAATCTTCGAGAACATCTTTGAGTCGAACCCCCGTCCACTTAGGGCACCCAACAGCACCGGTTGTCCATTGGTTGCCACTTGCTGGTGGATAAAAGTCCGCACGACCATTACCTCCGCATTCCAAAGTGAGTGCTAATTCTATAGTCTCAAACTTCTGCTTGAGCTCCTTGATGGTGTAGGTCTTTGGGGTTCGCACAGATTCCCCACCTAAGGTAAGCGTCCAATCATCCGCATCGGGATTGGCGGGTGGCAGACCGTTGTTTCTTACGAAGAGTCGGTTGGCTGGAGTAAATTCGTCGTTGAGTAGATGAGCGGGAGTCTCTGCATTTAGAGGACGATCATTAAGCAGTGTTAATCCATCCTTTCCCGGGATGGATGGATTGCTTTGAGCGAGCGCTACGGGAGTCAGTCCTTCTGGCATCCAATGGGCGAATACAATATTCGTCCCGAGGGCAGCGCCCATCGCCTTTACGAAGCGACGCCTGCTTAGTGGTAGATGGTCCGATTTTTTAGGGTCTCCGGATTTCATAAACACAGCCTAGGAGGCCTGACTCATTATTCAATCACCAAGGTCTTCGAGTTTTTCCTGAATTGAGCGCACTTA
This genomic stretch from Opitutia bacterium ISCC 52 harbors:
- a CDS encoding sulfite oxidase, whose protein sequence is MGAALGTNIVFAHWMPEGLTPVALAQSNPSIPGKDGLTLLNDRPLNAETPAHLLNDEFTPANRLFVRNNGLPPANPDADDWTLTLGGESVRTPKTYTIKELKQKFETIELALTLECGGNGRADFYPPASGNQWTTGAVGCPKWTGVRLKDVLEDCGMKEDAVYVAYHSADAHLSQDPSKDAISRGVPIAKAMETESMIAWGMNGETLPSHHGFPLRLVFGGWPGSTSGKWLKEIDIRNVVHDGTKMTGTSYRVPNYPVKAGAEVPDEAMGIIEAMPVKSLITFPRSDLKHTTDKSLKINGHAWAGDLEVSSLAVSIDFGQTWISANLKMPVNRLAWQQWSANVSFPKKGYYEVWARAVDSEGTSQPMLVPGWNPKGYLNNSCHRIAVYVS